The Constrictibacter sp. MBR-5 genomic interval CTCGGACACACGTACACCGAAACCTTTTGCTTTCAAACGCCTTATCGACAGACCCACGGATCGTGTCAATCTTCCGTCCAACAAACACATACCGACGGAGACAGACATGTCCGCCAGCGACTTCTCCCGCCTCGTGCCCAACGCGCCGCAGGGCCGCTTCGACGGAATCGAGCGCCCGTACACGGCCGCCGACGTCGAGCGCCTGCGCGGCTCCGTCCGGATCGAGCACACCCTTGCCGAGCGCGGCGCCAACCGGCTGTGGGAGCTGCTGAAGTCCGAGCCGTTCGTGAACACGCTGGGCGCCATGACCGGCAACCAGGCGGTGCAGCAGGTGAAGGCCGGCCTGAAGGCCATCTACCTCTCCGGCTGGCAGGTCGCGGCGGACTCGAACACGGCCGGCGCCATGTATCCGGACCAGAGCCTCTATCCGGCGAACAGCGGCCCCGAACTCGCCCGCCGCATCAACAAGGCGCTGCAGCGCGCCGACCAGATCCAGAAGATGGAAGGTCAGGGCGAAATCGACTGGTTCGCGCCGATCGTGGCGGACGCCGAGGCCGGTTTCGGCGGCCCGCTGAACGTCTTCGAGATCATGAAGGCCTATATCGAGGCCGGCGCCTCCGGCGTGCACTTCGAGGATCAGCTCGCGTCCGAGAAGAAGTGCGGCCACATGGGCGGCAAGGTGCTGATCCCGACCCAGCAGCATGTCCGCAACCTCGACGCGGCGCGCCTCGCCGCCGACGTCATGGGCGTGCCGACCATCGTGATGGCCCGCACCGACGCCCTGACCGCGAAGCTGATCACCAGCGACGTGGACGAGCGCGACCGCCGCTTCATCACCGGCGAGCGCACCGCCGAGGGCTTCTTCCACCTGAAGCCGGGCACGGGCCTGGAGAACTGCATCGCCCGCGGCCTCGCCTTCGCGCCGCATGCCGACCTGATCTGGTGGGAGACCGGCGAGCCGAACCTGGAAGAGGCGAAGATCTTCGCCGAGGCGATCCAGCGTGAGTTCCCGGATAAGATGCTGTCTTACAACTGCTCGCCCTCGTTCAACTGGGAAGCCAAGATCGACAAGGCGACGATCGCCAAGTTCCAGCGCGAGCTGGGCGCCATGGGCTACAAGTTCCAGTTCGTGACGCTGGCCGGCTTCCACACCCTGAACCTGTCGATGTTCGAGCTGGCGCACGGTTATCGCGACCGTGGCATGGCCGCCTATTCCGAGGTGCAGCAGCGCGAGTTCGCCGCACAGAAGGACGGCTACACCGCGGTGCGCCACCAGCGCGAGGTCGGCACCGGCTATTTCGACGCCGTCTCGATGGCGATCTCGGCCGGCCAGTCCTCGACCACGGCCCTGGGCGAGTCCACCGAGGCCGAGCAGTTCCACGGCGAGAGCCACCACGCCGCGGCGGCCGAGTAACCCACTTTCAACCGTCCGAGGGGCCGGTCGTTCCGGCCCCTCCCCTGCCCAGGAGGAAGACACGATGTCTATGTTCGACCGGCGCTACTGGGTCGTGGGCGGCATCTACCGCGACACGGCCTTCGAAGAGATGACGCCCGATTCCCGCAGCGTCATGGGTCCCTACCGCACGCGCACCGAGGCGGAGAGCGCCTGGCGCGTCGCCGCCGACGCCAGCCGCAGCGAGTGCATGGCCCGCTTCTCGATCGCCGAAGAGGTCGTTCGCTGACCCGCGGCGGTCATGCTTCCGCCAAACTGTCGTAGATCTCGTCCTCCTGCGCGAAGTGGAGGCGAAGGATCGCTTCCAACGCATGCAGAACCCGCCGGATGTCGGACCGCTCCGCCGCATCCGGGCCCTCGGGGGGGAGATCGCGCACCAGCCGGTTCAGCCGCCGTGCGAGGTGCGCGATCTCCCGGTGACCGCGGCTGATGGCTGCCATCGGATCACGCCCGCCCAGCATCGGGGCGATCTGCGGATGCAGCACCGCCTCGTCCGCCTGCTCGTGCGGGACGATCCGTTCCGCCAGCAGGCGGTTCACCTCGCGCAGTTCACCGACCAGCGACGCTCCGCCGTCGGTGCCGTCCGCCCCATCGAGCAGGTTGGCCGCCCGCCGCAGCCTGTCGATCACGCCGCGCAGCGCGGCATGGTCGGCGAGCAGCGCCCGGCTCTCCTCCGCGCCCAGTCCAGCGCGTCTCGCCCGGCGGCCGATCGTCAGTGCCCGCAGCGCGTTCAGGATCACCGCGACGTCGATCCCCTCCTGGACGAGCGCGCCGGCCACCGGCGGCAGCCATCCCAGTGCCGCCACGACCATCGCCAGACCCGACAGCGCCATCCCCGCCACCACGCTCTGACGCGCGATCCGGACGGAACGCTGCGCGATGCCGATCCCCTCGGCCAGCCGGTCAAGCCGGTCGACCAGGAGGACCACGTCCGCCGCCTCGCTCGCCGCCCCGGCGCCGCGCGCGCCCATCGCGACGCCGATGTCGGCGGCGGCCAGCGCCGGCGCGTCGTTGATGCCGTCGCCGACCATCGCGGTGATGCCGTCCCCGCGCTCGGCGCGCACGGCATCGACCTTGTCGGCCGGGGTGCGTTCGGCGAGGACGGTGTCGACGCCAAGGGCGGCGCCGACCGCGTCGGCGATGTCGCTGCGGTCGCCGGTGAGCATGACGATGCGGCCGATGCCGGCGCGGCGGAGGGACCGCAGGGCCCGCGGCGCCTCGACCCGGATCTCGTCGGCGAGCAGCAGCGCGCCAGCAGGCACCCCGTCGATCGCGACGAAGACCGACGACGCGCCGTCACGTTCCGCCCGACGGGCGACCGCGCTCGCCCACGCCGGGGCGGCGTTGCCGTCGAACGCATAGGACATAGCACCGGCACGAACGCCGCGCCCGTCGATCGAGCCGGCAACACCGGTCCCCGCCGTTTCCGTCACGGCCTGCGGCATGGCGATGTCCAGGCGCCGCTCCTGTGCCGCCGCGACGATGGCGGCAGCCACGACGTGGTGCGACATCTGCTCCAGCGAGGCGACGAGGCGGAGCAGCTCGTCGCGGTCGATGCCAGCGCCACGCTCGGGTGAGATCTCGATCGCCGTCAGGCGGCCGATCCCGGTGGTCACCGTGCCGGTCTTGTCGAAGACGACCGTCGCGACCCGCGCCAGCGCCTCAAAGGCGCCCCCCGTCTTGAACAGGAGGCCCCGCCTTGCCGCCGCCGACATGCCGGCGACCAGCGCCACGGGTGCCGCCAGGATCAGCGGACACGGTGTGGCCACTACCAGCACCGCCAGCGCCCGGACCGGATCGCCCGACAGCAGCCATCCGGCGCCCGCCACGACGAGGGCCAGCGGCAGGAGGATCAGCGCATACCGGTCGGCCATCCGCACGAAGGGCGACCGGCTGGACTGGGCGGCCTCGACCAGGCGCACGATGCCGGCATAGGTGCTCGCGGCGGCCGGTGCCGTGGCGCGGAGCCGCAGCGGACCGCCGGCATTGACCGATCCGCTCGCGACCGGAGCGCCGGGGCGGCGCTCGACGGGACGCGCCTCACCGGTCAGCGCCGATTCGTCGAGCGTCGCGGCCTCCCCCGTCACGACGCCGTCGACCGGCAGGACCTCGCCCGGCTTCACCACGAGGCGGTCGCCGACGGCGACGGCGTCGACGGGGATGTCCTCGATCCGGTCGCCGCTCTCGCGGTGTGCCGTGCGCGGCGCGCGCGACAGAAGCGCGGTCAGTTCGCGCCGCGCCCGCCCCTCGGCGAACTCCTCCAAAACGGTCCCGCCGAGATACATCGCCGCCACGACGGCGCCCGCGAGATATTCGCCGAGTGCGAGGGAGCCGGCCATCGCGAGGCCGGCGATGATGTCGACGCCGGTTTCGCCGCGCAGCAGCTTGCGGCCCGCCGATACGACCAGCAGCAGGAGTGCGGGAACCACCGCGGCCGCCCAGAGGATCGCGGCGATGCGATCCGCATCCGCCAGCCACGCCGCGATACCGGCGGCCAGGGCGAGCACGGCTAGGACGAGCGCCGCCCGATGCGCCGTCACCGCCGCACCGGTGCCGCGCGCGGCGGCATCGCCGCTACGCGCCCTCGCGCACGACCGGGTTCTTCAGCACGCCAATGCCGGTGATTTCCACCTCCACCGTGTCGCCGTGCTTCAGGTTCTCCGTCTTGCCCTCGGTCCCCATCCAGACGACGTCGCCCGGGTGCAGCGTCATGTACTGCGACATGCGCGACAGATAGTGCGGGATCTTGAAGATCATGCTGTTGGTCGGAAAGCGGATCTTCTCCGCGCCGTTGACGCGCACGATGGTTTCGGCGGCGTCGAGGTCGAGGTCGGTCTCGATCCAGGGCCCCATCGGCGCGAAAGTGTCGGTGTTCTTCGCCCGCCACAGGGTCGTGTCCTCGCCCTGCCACGTCCGCTCGCTGACGTCGTTGCCGATGGTGTAGCCCAGCAGGTGCGACAGGACGTCGGCCTCGGCGACGCGCTTCATCGGCCGGCCGACCACGGCGACGATCTCGCCCTCGTACTGGACGCGCTCGGTCGCGTCGGACGGGATGACGATCGTCTCGCC includes:
- the aceA gene encoding isocitrate lyase, yielding MSASDFSRLVPNAPQGRFDGIERPYTAADVERLRGSVRIEHTLAERGANRLWELLKSEPFVNTLGAMTGNQAVQQVKAGLKAIYLSGWQVAADSNTAGAMYPDQSLYPANSGPELARRINKALQRADQIQKMEGQGEIDWFAPIVADAEAGFGGPLNVFEIMKAYIEAGASGVHFEDQLASEKKCGHMGGKVLIPTQQHVRNLDAARLAADVMGVPTIVMARTDALTAKLITSDVDERDRRFITGERTAEGFFHLKPGTGLENCIARGLAFAPHADLIWWETGEPNLEEAKIFAEAIQREFPDKMLSYNCSPSFNWEAKIDKATIAKFQRELGAMGYKFQFVTLAGFHTLNLSMFELAHGYRDRGMAAYSEVQQREFAAQKDGYTAVRHQREVGTGYFDAVSMAISAGQSSTTALGESTEAEQFHGESHHAAAAE
- a CDS encoding heavy metal translocating P-type ATPase, producing MTAHRAALVLAVLALAAGIAAWLADADRIAAILWAAAVVPALLLLVVSAGRKLLRGETGVDIIAGLAMAGSLALGEYLAGAVVAAMYLGGTVLEEFAEGRARRELTALLSRAPRTAHRESGDRIEDIPVDAVAVGDRLVVKPGEVLPVDGVVTGEAATLDESALTGEARPVERRPGAPVASGSVNAGGPLRLRATAPAAASTYAGIVRLVEAAQSSRSPFVRMADRYALILLPLALVVAGAGWLLSGDPVRALAVLVVATPCPLILAAPVALVAGMSAAARRGLLFKTGGAFEALARVATVVFDKTGTVTTGIGRLTAIEISPERGAGIDRDELLRLVASLEQMSHHVVAAAIVAAAQERRLDIAMPQAVTETAGTGVAGSIDGRGVRAGAMSYAFDGNAAPAWASAVARRAERDGASSVFVAIDGVPAGALLLADEIRVEAPRALRSLRRAGIGRIVMLTGDRSDIADAVGAALGVDTVLAERTPADKVDAVRAERGDGITAMVGDGINDAPALAAADIGVAMGARGAGAASEAADVVLLVDRLDRLAEGIGIAQRSVRIARQSVVAGMALSGLAMVVAALGWLPPVAGALVQEGIDVAVILNALRALTIGRRARRAGLGAEESRALLADHAALRGVIDRLRRAANLLDGADGTDGGASLVGELREVNRLLAERIVPHEQADEAVLHPQIAPMLGGRDPMAAISRGHREIAHLARRLNRLVRDLPPEGPDAAERSDIRRVLHALEAILRLHFAQEDEIYDSLAEA
- a CDS encoding fumarylacetoacetate hydrolase family protein, producing MRWIRYEADGGAAYGIVEGDDVAEVRGDPFAGYERTGAKRPFASVRLLVPVEPRTFYAAGLNYPEHAVAAANSRGEIPKLPKTANIGYRAVNALIADGETIVIPSDATERVQYEGEIVAVVGRPMKRVAEADVLSHLLGYTIGNDVSERTWQGEDTTLWRAKNTDTFAPMGPWIETDLDLDAAETIVRVNGAEKIRFPTNSMIFKIPHYLSRMSQYMTLHPGDVVWMGTEGKTENLKHGDTVEVEITGIGVLKNPVVREGA